ACTTCATGGGCAAAACTATTTAAATTACTTACATCTGTGATAACGAGGCCGATGCCGTGTGTACCAATATTGTTCCTCGAGATTTGGATAGCAATCTCTGCTCCACCCGTGTACACACCCTGACTACTCACAACCCCGAAGGCAGAGACACTCGTGACACAACGCGTGGTGTTGACAACATCAGAGATTCAGTCGGGCGGCCAAGAACTTGCAAGGGAAGTAGGATCGTTACTCGTGCTCCGCCGAACGTCCTTATGTTGTCCCAGAAGAGTCCGCATTCAGTGTCTGAACATTTCACACCAAAGACAACAAGGACCTGTTACCACTACAAGACTGGACCAATGAATGTGAGTGTTGGTGGCGGTAAAAGTCTTTTCTTATAAACGGGTCAAATATTTTATCGGCAAATAGTCAtttgtgaaaattgtttttcttagtTCCCTGTGTTACACACGATGTctttttaaaggatttaaaaaaataaacactacaCACAGATATGAAAGAGTATTATTGCCGGTCATAAgtatttgataaataaatgtgacatttgtttagcaccttttttccagcatcagcgaaactcaatgtgctttacagaTAAATGCAAGCGCATCATATTAAtttgtaatataataattaaatagtgTTATCAACGCAGCTCTTTCaggtaataaattattttccagaCAAGATGTTATTACCACTAAAGACCAAGTGTTATGTGTGTTATGGTACCGACCAACAGCAGaaagttttacaaatttatCCATAGTTGCAATTATCAAACGCAGTTATTGTagtccaaaaaaacaaaatgttcgaGAAAATAATATCGACAACACCAACATAAGTTAGAAACAAAGGTAAGATTGAGCTTACCCGCAAAGGTGTTAGTAAGAGGAAGAAGTCACTGGTATCACCTGGAGCTTAGCAGTAACGGTCAACAAGACATGAAATTAGTTAAAACATAAAAGCTGTGCTTTACATCGACTTCTTTGTAGTCTAGTTTTATAACATCGGATCTCTTCAAAGGGCAGGATGGTGTGCAGTTCAAAGGGCAAGACGGTGTGCAGTcgatacacacaaacaaacacaaaaatcgCATCCAGAAGCATCCACTCAGACATAACTGTACACACAATGATACCCAGACATGGACacaagtaaaacagtaaaacacaagacacacacatagacatagAGAAACATACAGACTCACTCAGGGgcaaaatacagacatttgtGTACATAATCAAAGAGAGACGcaccctgacacacacacaccacacacacacacacacacatcacaacacacaacacacacacacacttgaagatttacaaacacagacaaaacagACACACGTTGATAAACACATGGAAACACATATAACAAcgacacaaaaacagacacacgAACAAAAGCCTagatatacagacacacagagagatacaaaacacacacagacaggtagtgacagacatgcaaacacacactacTTATTCCAACATACAGACAAAAAcagtcagacagacaaacatgcagagacacagagacacacaaacaagacacaGGTGCACTACAGAGACAcctacacagacatacacagacacagagacatACAAAACGACACAGgtgcgcacagacacacactcagacacactgATATACAGAGACACAAACATAGATTACATACATagactcacacagacacacggagaCAAGCACAGACattcaaatacacacaaacacaccacagacacagtcaaacataaaaaacacacaacaccacagacacgcagacataaagacacaaacaaaacacaaacaatcacagacatacatttacatttccCATGTGGTTCGAGCACTGGACTTCAAAAAGGTCCTGGTTGAAAACATCCAAACACTGCTCAGAAACCAACTGTTTTCCTCGGTCGAGCATGCTTGTGAAAACTGACTATGCAGATGATCTTGATGGAATGAGAGTCAGTAATTGCACATTATCCCATAAAGAAGAGAGACAGTAACAACACATTACAAAAAGACAGTAACAACACATTGCAGCATCTCACAAAGAGACtgacaaacagcaacaacacattacaagaagacagcaacaacacattACACCATCTCAACAaagagactgacagacagcaacaacacattACAAGATCTCAGAAAGAGGCTGCCAGGAAGCAGCTACAGTTACTTGAGGCGTGAGGTACACAAGCAGGAAAAGCAACGTGGACATTATTTAAACTGCTCGAGTTCGAGTCCCAGACATCACTCTGCGTTTGTCAGGCTTAGTAACTCTTGCTCTCAATTCCCgcatattttattaataactcAGAAATGACAGAACTACATGGAAACGGTCTTATCGTtccttctccttccttctctcgctCCCCATTCCGTGCTGTGCCGTGCTTCACTCTCTCAGCAGGCTCCTGTCCAGACTGCTTTTCCAAACTTCTGTTCCCTTACATCCCATCCACACAACTCCATTCCTTTCACCGACAACCGTATGCTGTTAAAACCCTACCACATGGTCACCTAGCGACTGTACAGCAAGACAGTAGAATTCTCGTCCCCTCCACATCCACCGAGTGCATGAGGTGCAGGATGCTGAATGACTCTGTCCGAGCACGAAACCTGACGTTTGTGAGAGTTCAAGTTATGAGGTTGTCAGGGTTACATAGCTGATTAACAGTAAATCAAATACAGGAGTTCTTGTTAACTTCAAAGTCATTTTTAATTGGAATTGTCAAAACTTCATCGTCAGCgtataaagtttgttttgtagtttctGCGACAGGTGCATGATAAATCTGCTTTCATGTAAGTACATAAAGCTTGGCATTTGCTATCGTCAAACTGGGGGAACGTCAGTATTGGCAAGATAACAAATAATAGATAAAAGGCACAAGACTCCTTGTATATGTCATTAGCCAAATATCGACAATCACATAGGTCTTAGCTAAATATTTAGAGAAGGGGCCCCCTCTGTTGTTTACATACAAACTTTGAGGGTGTATAGCAAAAGCTCTATGCCttgagaaataatgttttttaatcaaTCTCTTTGATGACATCCATCTTTTCAGTTGAAAAAGTTTTGAATATGTATATTAAGTTTCCCGATTTAGCATTAAAGGGATAcacaaggcttgtgataaggctctggtgACGGTtgaacgtttcaaaactatatttagttacgatTCCAGAGCatgagagcaacacaggagaaataaaggattcgtttctcacttaattaccacttattagcactatttcggttgccgatgtttataaacattgaaaaaatccagtgaaatcgacctttgtgtccttccgccgagtaaccacgatagcttcctgagatagtcaagcagacgagtctcggtgtgacgtcagagtctttgtgatgtcagagtcttcttgtgacgtcagtctccttatgacgtcacacgtacaggaagtgtctgaggtcattgcgaagatttgacgtcattttattcgtatgacgcactctgtgtgtaaggcttgtaaggctctgtctgtcggaaactgatgaaaagacaattttgaatcttttccatcttttcgtggcaatcgggtgcagcacattctcgaggcatggttgtcactatggaaaccacacgtcatagggtcacgtgacggagaacgagacttcgtggaagcaaaaaaagagtcccgtgtaatttctcttattaaacacaacattctactaaaaactttcaacgttttccacatgaacacacatataaatagacgagattcaaatttatcctactctttacgccattctaagcagttttatttttcctttagaATCTCTTTAAGCAACATCCGAGTCTCGGGTACCATCTATATTCACGATGCGAACGACTTGCTATACAGACGAGAAATGAGAGAAAttataagtttattattaactttGTGTCCTGGATGTGTTTCGTAACTCGTTAATGTCTGAACTGACTTTCTGTTAACCCATCTGTTCAAAAAGAAACTTGCAACAAAATCCACAATGTCTCAAGTGTGCATTGACTCAAACTTCAGGTCGAGCAGGAAGATTTCTCGCATTTGTATCCAATCGAAAAGCCACAAACTTCACATTATTCTGCGGGAAAACTACTTCAAcacgaaaataaaatagacGATCAAATTCATCAAGGGTTTGTGCCACTAAATTAAAAAGGAGGCCGTGTAAAAATGTcactaaaatgtatttaatgtcTCTACCTGACCTTATGTCTTCATGACTGTTACAGTCAGAACCCTGACATCTCCAGCTAATATAtggtaaacagttttatctaaAAATGTCTGAATGACCTCAATACCTGTCTAGTAAAACCTGTTATAATCTTGCTGTGGCCAAAGCCACAAGTCTTATAAGGACTTGAGCCGAAGACTAGCAGCTTTTTCGTGGTAACACCAGGTTGTGGTGAGTTCGATCTTTATTAGTTTCTAACTTGTGTTTATTCTGTTGGTGCTATTTAAGCATCTCAAAGATGTTGGCTTGTTTGGATGATCGGCGTTTGACAATAGCCAATATCGATGGTAGTTCGATAATTGCCCATGATGATGTTTCTGAGTACTAATAGTATGATTTGGGTTCATTCTGGAAGTCTGGGGTACTACTGAACACAATGTTTCCATTGGCCATaacatttgatttgttttgttcttttttttaggCTGCTTGTCTTTTTGCATATCATAGTCCATGAAGTCAACTTTTACAGTGCAGGCGACTTTTTCACGACCATGAGTATAGTTCTTCGCAACCTggtgttgttgaccttttttcatttttcaacagCTTGCTTTAAGTACAACTGGACAGGTAATGTATATGCACAAGTATTGTACAATATTGCCGTAATATCGGATTCAGTAACAAAACTGTGTCAATCAAAATTAATTAAGCAGTAAGTGTACTACAAGAATGGATGTATAAACTTTGGTTGGTATCTGTGCGGAATCCTTTTTCCAAATGAGgaatatttacatttccttTGATGCACTCCACTAACACTCGTATACCATCGACACCAGCAGCACCATCATCCTCCCACAACAAGCACCACCAtcccctatatatatattgtcgaACTATGAGAGTTGGTGTTATAACAAGGTCCTTCCTTGGTGCAGACACTGAATGTGGACTCTACGGGGATCCACACATCCGGCCTTCAGTGGAGCTCGGGGAACCATCTTCCTTCCTTGCCGGTTCCATGCCGCCCAGCTGTTCATGAATAGTCCTTCCAGCGGAATttgctttacaaacattttggtATTCGGGGTCGTGCGTGGTAAGGGAGTTTACACTGGTGGAGCAGAGATTCATATCATATTGGTTAGCAACAGTCATCTGAAGCATTCTCTTCAGATTGTTATCTCCGAGgtaagtatttttaaacaggaaaTAATTTGGCCCATTTTTTATTAAAACGATCCATTTTGGATAGTATTTATAGGTCAAAAAGCTAAAAATGGATCACTGTTGAATTTATATGACGTACTGTCACACAGTCTACTTTTTCATTAGAATTATTCTTCGTTTTCAGcttaattttgctttaaatgtttatttcacaCTTTGTGAGAAGAAGGACAGCATGGTTTCAAAACAGAGACAAAGAAACTAAACGAAAATTAcagaacaataaacaaaaatcaacaaacgcaaaagaataattaagaaaaaagagatgaagagagaaCGGTGTCTATTGGGGTGAGTGAAGAGCATCTTTATTCGGCAGAGCGAATGTGAAACCTCCAAatcaaataaaaggaacaaaattgttgaagaagaaaaaattattatgaaagATGACATTCTTTTGTCAAATATGATAGGTTGCTGGTTATATCTCAGATTCTTTCATACAAACGTGTTTTTACACTCGGTCCTTTGCATGATGATACTGTTGATTATGCTTGGTCCCCACTGACTCctacataattttaaatgtttgacagATGCTTCGTAATGTAGTAATGGTAATGATAGTAATTATCAGAAGATAATGCGTGCGTGTTTGCTGTCTTCCATGCTTCAGGGCATCCTGAAAATAACAGGCGGACTCGATCCGATGCCCAGCATTACATGGGGAACAAGCAATCAAATGCAGATAGGTCCTCTTGTAATCACGTGGACATTTAATGGCCCCTATGTGACACTGAGTGCACCTTTGTGTGGACTGACCCTGGTGTACAGGACACTCTCTCTCCGCCCGTCAGGGATTATTATTCAGGCTGCTACAAGACAATCCCTCGCTTATGCTGGGTAATCTGACtggattatttatttgtatatatatatatagactagGACTTCATATTAACACTAAATgttacaatgtttatttattattatgttattgttgttgtctccAAAATAGTGATAATAAGCGTTTCTTATTCTGAAAGTAGATAAGAATATGTGGAATATTATGCAGTTTTATTAGAACATGTGAGAGTTAATTAATCAGACTTTTCTTCCTTTGTGGAAATGTATAAGACATCGGAGAGTGGTTGTTTATTTGCAGGTACCATAAATACGTTTTCTGTGGCAACAGAACTGATGTTGAAACTATGTTCGAAGACGATGGAATGTCTTTGGACTTGAATACCATTGACCaggttgaaaaaaatttttatgaTTACTTCCCGGATTTGTATTAGATTCCTTTATACGACAACGATAGATAGATGGTTGTACGAACCAATCATTAATCGTGTTTTAATCTGATCTGAACATGGTTCTGAAGTATCAGCTACTGGCATCGTCCAGAATTAGTATTCAAAACGGTTCGTTGATCCTAATGACAAGCTTGACTTTTGGTGGACAAGGCTCGCCAAAATGATTTCATCCATTTCGTGTTCCCTGTATTGAGGCTTTGAGCTTGCATTCAAactcagaaataatttttttacaaatcaattATAGTTGTTTttgctattgttgttattaaaataatatagcAAATGAtgctaagaaaataaaactgtttccttCAAAAAGAATATTCTTACAATAATAAAGCTAGTAAAAGGCAACAGATTTATGTCGAGATTTCCTcgctgtcttttaaaaaaaaagattgagagaaaaggtttattttaaaagtgtagTGAGTAGAAATGTGTAATTGATATGAGGCTTTTGCATTGTTTCAACAGGTGCTTGCCTACAGAATTCTTTCACCTTCTCTGTCCCAGCAGCTGTGAGTATGGCCGAATGTTTAATATTCAAAAAAGTTTTAGTTTCATTAACTAATTTGTAAAAATAGAGTAGATTTCTTTGAATCATTACCACGATGGAGTTGTCTTCATAAATATCatatgcattatttatttttgtatgtgcataGATATTAGTGTATGTATATCTACTGATGCAGGAGTATAGTATTAGGCAGAAGTTTTACATTTTGGAAGACGTGTTAGAGGAAataaataactaataaaataataacatgtgCTCTGTTATCCCCACACTAAATACCGATGAAAAGCAAATGCTCACCAGATAG
This sequence is a window from Pomacea canaliculata isolate SZHN2017 linkage group LG5, ASM307304v1, whole genome shotgun sequence. Protein-coding genes within it:
- the LOC112565397 gene encoding uncharacterized protein LOC112565397; this encodes MWTLRGSTHPAFSGARGTIFLPCRFHAAQLFMNSPSSGICFTNILVFGVVRGKGVYTGGAEIHIILVSNSHLKHSLQIVISEGILKITGGLDPMPSITWGTSNQMQIGPLVITWTFNGPYVTLSAPLCGLTLVYRTLSLRPSGIIIQAATRQSLAYAGYHKYVFCGNRTDVETMFEDDGMSLDLNTIDQVLAYRILSPSLSQQLLIPSLTGQLHPNRGACEQASKMFRGCSSEDKIKAIKICLFIFTKRLLLKCFSDSGATTPMIVFNTCISVVCNPSGVYCDSFKTAVRPCILTVNKPPKLLSLMYNSTDCTTPTK